A portion of the Esox lucius isolate fEsoLuc1 chromosome 20, fEsoLuc1.pri, whole genome shotgun sequence genome contains these proteins:
- the fam171a1 gene encoding protein FAM171A1 isoform X2, which produces MLLFSSLSLELLPERAATLMVYEDLVEINSGSQGSRGQSWVQFQRRALSLPPNTSYSNLTALLTVASNPSYIQHFPYLQGLGGNGTGSERRFELTPVAAISIHLLASEGVELQVNGPISISFPLPANSGLKENQHIPAWRFDPRLGAWLKSSLGYVQREGDHLSLTYIAPQLGYWVAAMSPLDTGPVVAKDITMYHTVFLLAILGGMALILLCLLCLLLYYCRGRCVKPRLSHRKLTLSSGLEGSKRDQATSMSHLNLISSEVHLELVSTTTEPDMTTPMLKPSAYDHHDLVSHGNHSRMSLGNHSQSRHGSSLCNLTPRSRDYRQSVETFPLKSALSPGTDTGYRQSYTSVCSSTNQLPDRLSSNQALAGELSGEGGTSVCEAASPCSPPISPARGEGCERRPPDYLLSRSVDHLERPPGSLPLSLPRPGQLLCCGSVDLLSGGDSYPRRIRPTLVIPAHYMRLPGEHPLCGQALLLQTDQQSDLETIQAELNASHSQQLLGQTHITASANLGQGDVQEDWSSLSESLSIPTALGEAGLMQMNGEDTLLAERKLMELRGGKPLPHPRAWFVSLDGRSNAIRHSYIDLQRAGQTKGNPGGAGSHGNNSGVRHGNGNDTSLDSGVDLNEPRVGRRGREVERKVGEREREKERERVRTKSGPPAMAYTQLVYVDDLEGADSQEVPEGSPQDSPLGPVVQNTHGHPEKHEDRAVEDETEEEHGGEGLIQKEAPSPLSFPSPPSPLPDPEGGVLRTEHGQNALLAVDEDGEEEKKSPWQKREERPLLAAFNLK; this is translated from the exons atGCTTT tgttcTCCTCTCTCAGTCTGGAGCTGCTGCCGGAGAGAGCGGCCACTCTCATGGTGTATGAAGACCTAGTAGAGATTAACTCTGGATCCCAAG gGTCCAGGGGTCAATCCTGGGTTCAGTTCCAGCGTCGAGCCCTGAGCCTGCCTCCCAACACGTCGTACAGCAACCTCACTGCCCTGTTGACTGTGGCCAGTAACCCCAGCTACATCCAGCACTTCCCCTACCTGCAGGGCCTGGGGGGCAACGGAACAG GAAGTGAGCGGAGATTTGAGCTGACTCCAGTGGCAGCCATCTCCATTCACCTATTGGCCAGTGAAGGGGTGGAGCTCCAGGTGAATGGGCCAATCAGCATCTCCTTCCCTCTACCAGCCAACAGCGGCCTCAAGGAAAATCAGCACATCCCTGCCTGGAGGTTTGACCCCCGTCTgg gGGCCTGGTTGAAGAGCAGTCTGGGCTATGTACAGAGGGAGGGTGACCATCTCAGCCTGACATATATTGCCCCTCAGCTGGGGTACTGGGTGGCCGCGATGTCCCCGCTAGATACAG GTCCTGTGGTTGCTAAGGACATCACCATGTATCACACAGTCTTCCTATTGGCCATACTGGGAGGCATGGCTCTTATCCTCCTCTGCCTGCTCTGTCTGCTCCTCTACTACTGCAG GGGTCGTTGTGTGAAGCCTCGACTGTCCCACCGGAAGCTGACTCTGTCGTCTGGTCTGGAGGGTAGTAAGAGGGACCAGGCAACCTCCATGTCCCATCTCAACCTCATCAGCAGCGAG gtTCATCTGGAACTTGTTTCTACAACAACAGAACCTGACATGACCACTCCCATGCTTAAACCCTCCGCCTACGATCACCATGACCTGGTCTCCCATGGAAACCACAGTCGCATGTCGCTAGGCAACCACAGCCAAAGTCGTCACGGTTCATCACTATGCAACTTGACACCACGCAGCAGAGACTACCGTCAGTCTGTGGAGACGTTCCCGTTAAAGTCAGCCCTCTCTCCTGGGACAGACACTGGCTACCGTCAGTCATATACCTCAGTCTGCTCATCCACCAATCAGCTTCCAGATAGACTCTCGTCAAATCAGGCGTTGGCAGGTGAGCTGAGTGGTGAGGGTGGAACTAGTGTGTGTGAGGCTGCCTCCCCCTGCTCCCCCCCGATCTCCCCTGCCAGAGGGGAGGGGTGTGAGCGCAGACCACCGGACTACCTCCTGTCCCGGTCAGTGGACCACCTGGAGCGCCCCCCAGGCTCCCTGCCCCTGTCACTCCCCAGGCCAGGCCAGCTGCTGTGCTGTGGCTCTGTGGACCTGCTGAGCGGTGGGGACAGTTACCCCAGGAGGATCCGGCCCACCCTGGTCATCCCAGCCCACTACATGCGCCTCCCTGGGGAGCACCCTCTGTGTGGCCAGGCCCTGCTCCTGCAGACTGACCAACAGAGTGACCTGGAGACCATCCAGGCTGAGCTCAACGCCTCGCACTCCCAGCAGCTTCTGGGgcaaacacacatcacagccTCAGCCAACCTGGGACAAGGGGACGTGCAAGAGGATTGGAGCAGCCTATCAGAGTCCCTGTCTATCCCAACAGCCCTTGGGGAGGCAGGGCTTATGCAAATGAATGGCGAGGACACGTTATTGGCAGAGAGGAAACTGATGGAGCTGCGTGGAGGGAAGCCCCTCCCACATCCGCGGGCCTGGTTCGTCTCATTGGACGGACGGTCCAACGCCATCAGACACTCTTACATAGACTTGCAGCGTGCTGGACAAACCAAGGGGAACCCAGGGGGAGCAGGTAGCCACGGTAACAACAGTGGTGTTAGACACGGCAACGGAAACGACACAAGTCTGGATTCCGGCGTGGACCTGAATGAGCCCAGAGTGGggcggagggggagggaggtagagagaaaggtaggagagagggaaagagagaaggagagagaaagggtcaGGACGAAAAGTGGCCCCCCTGCCATGGCCTACACTCAGCTGGTATATGTGGATGACCTGGAAGGGGCAGACAGCCAGGAGGTCCCTGAGGGTAGTCCCCAGGACAGCCCTTTGGGACCAGTGGTGCAGAACACACACGGACATCCAGAAAAACATGAGGACAGAGCGGTGGAGGACGAGACCGAGGAGGAGCATGGAGGAGAGGGATTGATACAGAAAGAGGCTCCATcgcctctctcctttccctcccctccatctcccctcccaGATCCAGAAGGAGGTGTTCTCAGAACTGAGCATGGCCAGAATGCCTTACTGGCTGTTGAtgaagatggagaggaggagaagaaaagcCCCTGGCAGAAGAGGGAGGAACGCCCCCTTCTGGCTGCCTTTAACCTAAAATAA
- the fam171a1 gene encoding protein FAM171A1 isoform X1, with the protein MMRVVDLSRTAAIVLCLLGCNVWKAVTKTLQDNDLKEVTLKVHLSDAGTHQPLGRATIELFANHTPVITEVSAADGNAYLRFPYRLGTLLVVTATRQGYVPNSAPWRPTRLPVFSSLSLELLPERAATLMVYEDLVEINSGSQGSRGQSWVQFQRRALSLPPNTSYSNLTALLTVASNPSYIQHFPYLQGLGGNGTGSERRFELTPVAAISIHLLASEGVELQVNGPISISFPLPANSGLKENQHIPAWRFDPRLGAWLKSSLGYVQREGDHLSLTYIAPQLGYWVAAMSPLDTGPVVAKDITMYHTVFLLAILGGMALILLCLLCLLLYYCRGRCVKPRLSHRKLTLSSGLEGSKRDQATSMSHLNLISSEVHLELVSTTTEPDMTTPMLKPSAYDHHDLVSHGNHSRMSLGNHSQSRHGSSLCNLTPRSRDYRQSVETFPLKSALSPGTDTGYRQSYTSVCSSTNQLPDRLSSNQALAGELSGEGGTSVCEAASPCSPPISPARGEGCERRPPDYLLSRSVDHLERPPGSLPLSLPRPGQLLCCGSVDLLSGGDSYPRRIRPTLVIPAHYMRLPGEHPLCGQALLLQTDQQSDLETIQAELNASHSQQLLGQTHITASANLGQGDVQEDWSSLSESLSIPTALGEAGLMQMNGEDTLLAERKLMELRGGKPLPHPRAWFVSLDGRSNAIRHSYIDLQRAGQTKGNPGGAGSHGNNSGVRHGNGNDTSLDSGVDLNEPRVGRRGREVERKVGEREREKERERVRTKSGPPAMAYTQLVYVDDLEGADSQEVPEGSPQDSPLGPVVQNTHGHPEKHEDRAVEDETEEEHGGEGLIQKEAPSPLSFPSPPSPLPDPEGGVLRTEHGQNALLAVDEDGEEEKKSPWQKREERPLLAAFNLK; encoded by the exons ATGATGCGGGTCGTTGATTTGAGCAGGACCGCGGCGATTGTACTCTGTCTTTTGGGATGCAATGTGTGGAAAGCCGTAACCAAAACTCTGCAAGACAACGATCTGAAAG AGGTGACTTTGAAGGTTCACCTGAGTGATGCCGGCACCCACCAGCCCCTTGGCCGAGCCACCATCGAGCTCTTTGCCAACCACACCCCCGTAATCACAGAGGTCTCCGCTGCCGATGGCAATGCTTACCTGCGCTTCCCCTACCGCCTTGGAACTCTGCTGGTTGTCACAGCAACCAGACAGGGCTATGTGCCAAACTCCGCCCCCTGGAGACCCACCAGACTGCCCG tgttcTCCTCTCTCAGTCTGGAGCTGCTGCCGGAGAGAGCGGCCACTCTCATGGTGTATGAAGACCTAGTAGAGATTAACTCTGGATCCCAAG gGTCCAGGGGTCAATCCTGGGTTCAGTTCCAGCGTCGAGCCCTGAGCCTGCCTCCCAACACGTCGTACAGCAACCTCACTGCCCTGTTGACTGTGGCCAGTAACCCCAGCTACATCCAGCACTTCCCCTACCTGCAGGGCCTGGGGGGCAACGGAACAG GAAGTGAGCGGAGATTTGAGCTGACTCCAGTGGCAGCCATCTCCATTCACCTATTGGCCAGTGAAGGGGTGGAGCTCCAGGTGAATGGGCCAATCAGCATCTCCTTCCCTCTACCAGCCAACAGCGGCCTCAAGGAAAATCAGCACATCCCTGCCTGGAGGTTTGACCCCCGTCTgg gGGCCTGGTTGAAGAGCAGTCTGGGCTATGTACAGAGGGAGGGTGACCATCTCAGCCTGACATATATTGCCCCTCAGCTGGGGTACTGGGTGGCCGCGATGTCCCCGCTAGATACAG GTCCTGTGGTTGCTAAGGACATCACCATGTATCACACAGTCTTCCTATTGGCCATACTGGGAGGCATGGCTCTTATCCTCCTCTGCCTGCTCTGTCTGCTCCTCTACTACTGCAG GGGTCGTTGTGTGAAGCCTCGACTGTCCCACCGGAAGCTGACTCTGTCGTCTGGTCTGGAGGGTAGTAAGAGGGACCAGGCAACCTCCATGTCCCATCTCAACCTCATCAGCAGCGAG gtTCATCTGGAACTTGTTTCTACAACAACAGAACCTGACATGACCACTCCCATGCTTAAACCCTCCGCCTACGATCACCATGACCTGGTCTCCCATGGAAACCACAGTCGCATGTCGCTAGGCAACCACAGCCAAAGTCGTCACGGTTCATCACTATGCAACTTGACACCACGCAGCAGAGACTACCGTCAGTCTGTGGAGACGTTCCCGTTAAAGTCAGCCCTCTCTCCTGGGACAGACACTGGCTACCGTCAGTCATATACCTCAGTCTGCTCATCCACCAATCAGCTTCCAGATAGACTCTCGTCAAATCAGGCGTTGGCAGGTGAGCTGAGTGGTGAGGGTGGAACTAGTGTGTGTGAGGCTGCCTCCCCCTGCTCCCCCCCGATCTCCCCTGCCAGAGGGGAGGGGTGTGAGCGCAGACCACCGGACTACCTCCTGTCCCGGTCAGTGGACCACCTGGAGCGCCCCCCAGGCTCCCTGCCCCTGTCACTCCCCAGGCCAGGCCAGCTGCTGTGCTGTGGCTCTGTGGACCTGCTGAGCGGTGGGGACAGTTACCCCAGGAGGATCCGGCCCACCCTGGTCATCCCAGCCCACTACATGCGCCTCCCTGGGGAGCACCCTCTGTGTGGCCAGGCCCTGCTCCTGCAGACTGACCAACAGAGTGACCTGGAGACCATCCAGGCTGAGCTCAACGCCTCGCACTCCCAGCAGCTTCTGGGgcaaacacacatcacagccTCAGCCAACCTGGGACAAGGGGACGTGCAAGAGGATTGGAGCAGCCTATCAGAGTCCCTGTCTATCCCAACAGCCCTTGGGGAGGCAGGGCTTATGCAAATGAATGGCGAGGACACGTTATTGGCAGAGAGGAAACTGATGGAGCTGCGTGGAGGGAAGCCCCTCCCACATCCGCGGGCCTGGTTCGTCTCATTGGACGGACGGTCCAACGCCATCAGACACTCTTACATAGACTTGCAGCGTGCTGGACAAACCAAGGGGAACCCAGGGGGAGCAGGTAGCCACGGTAACAACAGTGGTGTTAGACACGGCAACGGAAACGACACAAGTCTGGATTCCGGCGTGGACCTGAATGAGCCCAGAGTGGggcggagggggagggaggtagagagaaaggtaggagagagggaaagagagaaggagagagaaagggtcaGGACGAAAAGTGGCCCCCCTGCCATGGCCTACACTCAGCTGGTATATGTGGATGACCTGGAAGGGGCAGACAGCCAGGAGGTCCCTGAGGGTAGTCCCCAGGACAGCCCTTTGGGACCAGTGGTGCAGAACACACACGGACATCCAGAAAAACATGAGGACAGAGCGGTGGAGGACGAGACCGAGGAGGAGCATGGAGGAGAGGGATTGATACAGAAAGAGGCTCCATcgcctctctcctttccctcccctccatctcccctcccaGATCCAGAAGGAGGTGTTCTCAGAACTGAGCATGGCCAGAATGCCTTACTGGCTGTTGAtgaagatggagaggaggagaagaaaagcCCCTGGCAGAAGAGGGAGGAACGCCCCCTTCTGGCTGCCTTTAACCTAAAATAA